GAAATTACTCTTCTAGTGCCACATGGGTAACAACAGGATGATTGCTGACAGTCTAGCCCAGGTGAGCGAGTTTCTAAATTTTTGTAATcaagtctgagagagagagagagagagagagagagagagagagagagagaggtcttaGGATCGACGATATGCTGCTTTCACCCTCATTTTATTCAGTCCAGAACCTTAGTGCAaaatgagctaaaaaaaaaacaactatttgaGAGTGGGGGAAGAAAATGTGTAGAGATTTTAGAAGGTTCAAATGATGTGTATAAATGAGAAGTTCCTGCTCCATGACTGACCACCTGACTTTATATTTATACCTTTATTCTGTGACCCGAGGCATGAACCTCTTCTTGATACAGGTCACTTAACTTTTGGATTAGATGGAGGCTAGATTCTTGTTTGAAGGCTAATATCTCTAATTTTATCAGGTTAGGAGTgagttaaaatgaattaaaaagtgaCAAGATAAGAGAAAGATAATGAGTTCTGTTCCAAAGTTTTGCCTTaccctttatttctttccatgctgTGTTTGCATATTCAGCAGTTCTTGCATTCTCTGGATTAAGTTTTAGGTCAGAGAATGTAACTGAAAGGTAATTCCCtctggcaccacacacacacacacacacacacacacacacacacacacacacacacacacacctttctttctagtttatttttcttactttcatctcatctcatcattcattcatacatattatataaaccTGGGTTGGGtttgatttaaatgtttttattagatATTCCATGTGAACAAGAGAAAATATTGAGGGTAAAACTGACTTATGCTTTATATGATATTTCCACCTGTGCTTTCAGATTTCCCCAGAAAAGAAAGACTCCACTAATGGCTCTGCACTGATTGAAATCAACCTGGCAGGATTAACAGACCAATCCAATCACTACTTCCTTTGTTCTTCGTCTTCCTAGTAAAGTATATTTTCACATGTTGGGAAATATGGGTCTGATGATACTCATTGGGCTGAATTCAAATCTTCAAGCAgccatgtatttatttctttttaacttatcTTTTGTTGACCTCTGTTATTCTAGTGTGTTTACACCCAAGATGTTGATGAACTTTGTAAAAGAGAAGAACATTATCTCCTACCGAGGTTCCATGACCCGACTTTACTACTTtcgtttcttttccatttctgagTGCTATGTGCTCTCCTCCATGGTCTATGATCACTACGTGGCTATCTGTACCCCAATGGTGTACAGCATCGCCATGACCCCCAAGAAGTGTTCCAGCCTAATGCCGACTTCCTACTTGATGGCATTTTCTGACTCCCTTGCCCACACTGGGTTTATGCTGAGACCAACCTTTTGTGATGCTAATACTATCAACCACTATTTTTGTACCTCCTCCCATGCTCCAACTCTCCTGCACAAGCACCTATATCAGGGAGCCGATTGTGTACATTGTGGTGTACATCAACACTGTTGTGCCCACACTTACCATTTTTTCTCTTATGGTTTTATCCTCTCTAGTGTATTCCACATAAACTCCAATGAGGGCAGGTCCAAGCCTTTAACACCTGCAGCTCCTTCATCACTGTGTCACTTTTCTTAGACTCAGATGTATTCATGTACCCCAGACTGTCTTCTATATGCATGGACCAGGGGaaaatatcctttttattttattttattttattttattttataccaacGTGGTTCCCATGTTGAACCCATTAATCTATAGCTAGTGGAACAAAGATGTTAAATTTGCTTTGAAAAATAATGCTCAGTAAGAGAAAACTTTGATTAGGGTCAGTGACTCTCTCTGCATTATGTAGATTTTGTATGTTCAGTATTTTCAGTTGTTAGATGTGGGGGGTAATTCTGCAGGATCTCAGCTTGCAGATTTGCAGAAGAAATGAGACAGAGTCAAAATTGCATTTTTAACCAAAGGTGTGGAGCAGTCTTGAATCTTACTGAGTCAGCTAAGCTTCTTCTCTGCTGCTTTCcactgccacttttattagccagagtttaacataaatcacctgagatTCAGTGTTGACATGATccagggtacttgtgctaattaactcagaaaagggtaaaaagaaaaagtaaagtgattttatatgcatatacCAACAGGTATATTTCTTGTGCTATATTTAAAATCACAGTTCATTGAATAAAAGGTTCCTTTCAATCCTTTTCTACTTCTTGTATATAGATATGTTTGGTATCTCTCACCAGGTACGcatcttctttacttcttttactgttataaaattgaataattaaatatattgtatttgagattttgttttctagaaagtgtgtgtattttaaaatgattatatcaCCCCACATTGTAGTGGAAAACTATTTTTGGGATTGTCCTTATCTAAGTCAATTAATGTAAGATAGGTGAATTAATACTCTGTCTTGACTCCATTTTTCCATTCTCTAATTGGTAGAGATTTTTTAATTGCCAGAGATTAGAGATGCCATGAAGACCACTGAGATTACTTTATTTTGCATCTAAATATTTTGATTCAGTTTTCTTTGTCAAAGAAAAGATGTTTGGCATTATCACTTTGACTAACCATTccctttgttttctgtttatcaGGATACCTTGCTTTCCTCATAGAAACTTATGCATATGGAAACAAGGACAGACCAGTTGTATTGAATACCCAGCTACTTGGGGTTTTCCATGATATAGCAGAAGTGCCTTTCCTTTGTTCAAAGCTCTTTCTGACATAAGTTTGATTAGACCCCTTAAAATCAGTGAATTGTGCATACTTTTCTGCCTCTCTTTAGGATATTTTCTTAGCATGTATTTCTGTTCATCTTTGTGCTCTTCATGGATGACAGGGATGAATTTGAGGAAGACTCCTCTGCAATGACTAGAAAGTAAAGGGTTTTtggacaatctagtatgcctggtgcccagagttggtcttatgccagaatatttCAGGGGTAAGGTATATATGTAGGCCAAAGGCTTTTCccttctatttctcccatattttctgggcctatgcaaacaacaactcacacacacacacacacacacacacacacacacacacacacacacacacacacacacaccctttctattgtatttttatctcttatcttaaaaaataaagagcttactaaattgtctgctattgttttaatgagttcattggaaatacaataattttcacaaatacacttgctactgaactttttcttttttctttgtttttagcttttctttatattctttctattttttaataactgctttttttcaccttgaaacaaatgtatatgATGATTTATGTCaaatatgggatgcattttctttaaataaataaataaataaaaaagaaagtaaaggattTTGTTTCATCAAATCTAGGCTACTCCatcactgaatttaaaaaaatatttttagtcataGTCAGTGAtgctcatttttttaaactacaaCCAATGTTACCCAGaggtactcctgactttgcacacaggaatcactcctcacaaggcttgggggaccatatggaatactggaaatCATATCTAGGTTGTCTGCATTCAAGATATACTGTACCACACTCTACCACTCACTGTACCACAAGTTCAGTcccctttaattattttaaacactttTCTGTTCATAATAGTAATTCAAGAGCATAACATGTAACATTGTTCTTCTCTACTAAGTTCTGAACTGatggaaaataaatatacaattattGGAATAAAATGTAGATGTATAGACAGAATGTTAGGCTAAACACAGCTAAAGAGagaaattataaatagaaaaatttatataaatatatatatttatataaatatataaattatataacaaCAGAGAGTAAAGAATATGAATATAGGTCACACATAGAGTGTGTGAAAATTTAAATAGAAGTTCAAGAGAGAATGATAGAGGCTATACATGAGTGTAActgggtattatttttatttgagaaggagacaaattatataaattactAAACACAGaataaatatctcaaaatattgtgataaaattataaaaatccagaaaaaattgagtgggaagaagagagaataaTTCCCTACATAAAAAGGAAATGTAattaatgcaaaattatttgaaacATCATATATTCTACATGCAGAAAACAGATGGGTTATTAAATAGGAAGCTTAAGAAGTTTTCCTGAGCAGCAAATATCTTTGGGCCTTCTGTGGGCAACAAGAGAAGAGATTCAGATCCAACATTTAGCTTAAAACAATGTCAGTAATAACACTTTGTCCTTTGATAGCATCTTACAATGCACAGTGTCTATATTATtattgacttaaattttttttcttcaaagcaaTCCTCAAGGGGTCTGGGAGCCACTTGCAACAATTCTTGGTCAACTGGGCCAGACAATTCAGTGCTGGAACCTGAAAAATGTGTTGTTGTTTGGTTCCTGTGGGGCCAGGGACCACCAAAGTCACCCAGAAAGTACTTGGGGGTTACCAGAGGATTAacatacccagaagtactcagggaatcTCCAGTGCAATATCTCATGATGCCCCAGAGACCAGGTAgttccaggtattgaacctgtcCTTTGGGTGATGAGATCTTTCTGAAGTTAATCACAGGTAATTCCTTAGGGTGATGAGATCTTTCTGAGATTAATCAAAACTATCACTTTTTTGTCATTAATTCTGTTTTGCACACAAACTCAAATCATGAGAGAATTTGCAAACCATTGGGGCTTTATAGTTGTATAAACTATACCCCTCTCAGCATTTTCATTTAATATAGGTTTTGAAGGTGAATTATCCTAAGGTGAGTAAAGATAAATCTGGAACCCATGGAAGAAACCAGCTCTTGTActtgaatttaatatatttaaatgccCCAATTAATCACTTATTTAAGATTTTAGATTATTGTTATTTGAAAGTTAATAATACTTATTATGaagctgttttttttattttaagaaagaatcTTTTAATTTAAAGGAATTCCAATAAGAGAGGCAAAGgcagggactgaagcaatagtatagcaggtagggtacttgccttgcatgtggctgacccaaatccAGTCTCCAGAACGCCATATAGACATCTGAGCACAAAAGAagtgattctgaatgcagagccaatagGAAATCCTAAGCACCTCCATTtgtgggtcaaaaacaaaaaaacaaataaagataggCAAGGACATTAAGTCAGAAGTAGTCCAATTGGCTCCAAAGTTATGCAATTCTCAAGTGGCAGTCAAGGTTTTATCAGAAAATAGTCTGGACCCTGAGCTATTGGCATTAAAGTACTCCGTTTTCACATTAGTTTCTCTTTAAAGACAGtattaactaattttaaaaatgttcttaaagACACAATGTCTGCCAATGGctggaaaataatacaaatggAAAGAACCTACATTTTACATgtacttatttacttactttttgtctgtctgtctgttgaATAAAATGCCCTTAATTTCCTCTCTCATGATCTATATTTCAGCTTCAGTGTTTCCCATCAAAACCGCCAATAAACCGAATAAGTTCCAtggatttcaatattttattgtattcttattaaaaacataaatacttacctggcaggggagataccatgatcacgaaggtggtttccccagggcgaggcttatccattgcactccggatgtgctgagccctgcgatttccccaaatgtgggaaactcgactacataatttgtggtagtgggggactgcgttcacgctctcccctggaaaaaaaaaaaactatagttaATAGGGTTATAACAGTGTTAAAGTTTATGGTACGAATGAACAAAGTTATTACACCAAAGTGTCCAGGACCCTCCGCACTTTCATTTGGTCAATGGCTGATGCTGTCTCCCTCTGAAATCGGAGACATTGGCTTACCTGGAACTTCTCTTCCTAAGCAGATCACTTTTCTAAGTCACATGATTCCTCATCAAAGAGCACaattggcaaatgccctatagaaTGCCCAGTTTAAATTggtgtgaaattttattttattttatttattttttggtgttcaGTATTGttcagaggtcatttctggttctatgctGCTAGTGGTTctcgggggatcacatgggacatcggaattgaacccaggtcagctacatacatgGTAAGtctcctacccactatactattgctctggctcttgaATAGAAAATTTAACTCTCACTGTTAACATTTGAGCATTGTTGGGAAAATGTTCTTTATATGTACTTATTAAAGGGCCTCTTGGTGCTACTCCTGGGGTTTGTTTTGGCAGTGTGCACAGTAGCTCCTTCCAAATAAGTATAAAAGGTTGACACAGTCGACAAGATGTTTTTACTTAAATATGAACAATGGTAGTTGAACTTTCATCTGATACTGGACAGTTCTACTGAAGTTACTATTGGGACTACAGGAATTTCCTggtatctttgctttttttttttttgtggtttttgggtcacacccggcagtgctcaggggccactcctggctccatgctcagaaattgctcccggcaggcacgggggaccatatgggacgccgggattagaaccgatgaccttctgcatgaaaggcaaacgccttatctccatgctatctctccggccccaatatcttTGCTTTTTTGAATGAAAActtcatgtttaattttttcttgctGAAAACTGGTCTTTTTGTGGAGATCTTGGAAAACACACACTAGACTGAAAAACTTACCCATTTCCCCCTTAATGCCTTATGGGACACAGGTGCCTGCCCTTTGCTGTGCTTTGGCATAATACAAAGTAAAATAAGCTAGTATTTTATAAGTATATGGAATAATAAAACTCTAGTagctgatggctgcatagtggCTTACAGGTTCCAGAGCTCAGTacgtatttttaaattttatgaccaTTCCTTTCAGAGACAAGAAACGATTTTAAAGACTTTAGTGACTTGTTCTATCACACTGTCTGAATAGTCCTAGGTCTAAATGTAGTAGAATACTAGAAGGATTGCCATATGCATTGATACATCTATGTTAAATCAAAGGAATAAGGCAGAgatgcatatatacataaatatatacatggaCCCTGGATGCTTCGTGTGTAGCTTGATGAATACCTGGTGAGTGGAGCCATATTCCTGCTGTTCTGAATAGGGGATATAAGAACACCAGCTACTTTTTCTAAAGAACCATTTCTGCTTCCCAGCAAAGGAAGCTCCTTTTTTTTCTgtacactgggggggggggggcattaaaGTTTTGAAACATAAATATCATTAACTTTGAAAGAGAATAATTGGAAGGCAGATAATCTTATTATCTGTACACAGTgaaacttggtttttttttttttgcaaatatagTACACCCTTAATTCAGTTTTGTTGATTTATATTCCATTGTCAGTGAAATTTCTCATGTATTCTTGTTGCTTAACTTGAAAGTGCTTTGTTAATTCAGTTATTTTGGTAGGAATATCAAATATTGCATTTCAGATTCCCCTGcctttttatagtaaatatattaaaaaaatctttgaatgTGTCAAGGTGATCATTCTTTTTCTGGAGGAAGTCACCCCTGTTaatgcccaggacttactcctagctctctgctcagggatttcttctggtgGACCGAGAGGATCTTATGGAGTGCCTGGGATACTATCTTTGTCAATattgagcaaggcaagcaccttacatgttTGTACTATAATTTCAGTCTAGGGCATTCTCATATGCATGAGTTTTTTGTGTATGCATGTGGTAGTCATATGTTGACATTTTTAGAGTCATTTTTTTGGGAAACATTTTTGGAATCATTTGTGGAGTCTTGTTTTGGAGAGAGGGAAATTTTTGGACAGATATatagtttgagtttcttttttccctttaaaaataagtttctggAGGTTTCTTTTCATTGATAAATTGTTCTTCTCACTATCATCAACTTAAACAGCTTTATCATATATCCCTCCCAGGATTGTTAAAATTACTTCCAGGGAAAAATATAGCATGCCAGTAAGAGAGGACCATAGTGGGATGAAAAGTGTTTCAGTGGagtcagagtgatatcacagcaggtaggcttGCATGCGACCAAagcagattcaatctctggcatcccaaatggtgtgatacctgagcacagagccaggagtaatccctaaacaccagcatgtttggcccaaaagccaaaagaaaatagaGCAAGCTTTAAAAAGGGATATGGTGGCACTTATATtgatgaagatattttttttccttacttgAGTTTTTGGTAATCTTGAAGATGTTAAGTCATGAAACAAATGTCTCCAGATAAGGGAAATATTTATGCATATTGTCTGCTTTCTTCACCTTATTTGGGCTTATCAAAGCAAAACCTAATGGATGGAGGGATCTATTCTGGTTACAACCTCTGGAAAACCCTTTTCAGCTGTCTTGAGTTCAGCATTATTTGGGAATATAAAGGGAGTTGGAATTATTAAGTGGTTCTCAACCCTAAATGCCCAATTCTTCCCATTGATTCTAATGAAGTGGAAGCTTTATATGAATCATGAAACATCACATGTCACTGTGGTTTCAGAGGATCATAGAAAAAGTTCAGAGCACTTATCTGGAACAATCTAGTCTCATGATCATTAATGTTTGGATTAAAGTGATATCATATCAACCATGATTAtagttgtgttgtttttttttttaagaaaaaaagaaaatgattttctgATTTCAGAAATTCAATGCTCTTTTGCTGTCATTTTGAAAGTCATTGCACTTTAAATCACTCAGCTGCCCAATTAACAAACAAATAGGTGACTCTTAACCTGTTATAGAAGGAGTAGGCAAACTAGatggcagaaaagaaaaaacaattgaaagtctgaaaaaagaaaaaaaattgtctcaACTGCTACATGAAATTTCCATGATTATTTTGCTCACTTTggaaaatgacattttaattcTGACCATGATGTAGAAGTTTATATGTTCTCTCTTTAGTACCATGAAGCAAAGGAAATTTTGTTGTTGCTAAACATGATTCAATAAAATATCTAGCATGGGAATTGACCAAATTTAATCCATTAGGTAATCTACCCAGTTCATATATAATAACACCGAGAGAAAAGATCAGCAAGTTTGGCCTCTACTCCTGTAGCAAGTATGAATCAGGGAGGAAGCACTGATTTATGAAGTAAATCTCAGGTATTGGACTTGAGAGAAAATTGTATACAGAAACTTGGCTGTATTTTGAAAAGAAGAGTCCTATTGTATGGTCTAAGATAGCCTTTTATGCCATATATGTCAACTAAAAGTATGGTGAAAAAATTCTTTATCTTATTGAAGTTTTCTATCCAGAGATCCAGTGGATCAAGTAGGAAAATGAACCTTGGAAGTGGTTGGCACAATTTGTCATATTTTCCCCTCATGATCTCTTTAGAGAGGTCTTTTAAATTTCCAATCCCAGTTTTTCAGAGAACACTAGTGGAGCGGACTCATGTATATGGGttggaaataaaactgaaatttaaaaaatatactgacTGATCATTTAAGAtgctgtggtttacagtactgtggTTTCTCATGTACATAGTTCGAACACCACACTCATCAGAAACAggaatgttttttatattatgaGAGATTAAAATATTGAGACAAAATCTTCAGGTTCTGATGGTTTCTACCAAGGAAAAGAGAGTGCACAGTGTAATGAAAATCTATATCCTTTAAGTTGGTGCTATCCTTCAAAGTAAGGATTTTTTGGACTTAGATCAGAATCAAATAGATCTAACTTACAGAAAAGCATTTGAAAGCAATGGGTGAAACTAAAGCCCTGGGTGGTGGTTGTTgctgtcatcatcatcattgcaATTTTTACCACTAAACATTAAGGGTCCTTGAGAGGGTCAGATCATATCATGGTGGATTCTATTAGGGATGGAACCAACCCAAGGCAAGGTATGTGATTCTGTCTAGCACAGAATCAAAAATAACGTCCACacacaatttcatttttctttctacagACAATATCTTATTAGATATGGTTACTGCAAACTCTTCCTCAGTGACTGACTTTATCCTGGAAGGACTGACACAGTGCCCAGAGCTTCAGCTGCCACTCTTTCTCCTGTTCCTCCTGATATATGTGGTCTCTGTGGTTGGGAACCTGGGCATGATTCTCCTAATTGCAGTCAGCTCTCAACTTCATTCTCCGATGTATTTCTTTCTCAGCCATCTGTCGTTCATTGATCTCTGCTACTCTACTGTCATCACCCCAAAGATGCTGGTGAACTTTGTGTCAGAGGAAAACTCCATTTCCTTTCTGGAGTGCATGACTCAACtttatttcttcctcatttttgTAATAGCAGAAGGTTACCTTTTGACAGCCATGGCTTATGACCGCTATGTAGCTATCTGTAGCCCCTTGCTCTACAACATCGTCATGTCCCATAAGGTCTGCTACATAATGATGGTGGTGGTATATTCActggggttttttggggccacagttcaTACTACCCGTATGTCTATGTTGTCCTTCTGTGGATCTCACATAGTCCGCCATTATTTTTGTGACATTCTCCCCTTGTTAACTCTCTCTTGTTCCAGCACCCACATCAATGAGATCCTACTGTTTATTATTGGGGGAGTCAATACCTTAGCACCTACGCTGGCTGTGCTCATCTCATATGTCTTCATTGTCTCAAGCATCCTCCGAATTCGCTCTACTGAGGGTCGCTCCAAAGCCTTCAGCACTTGCAGCTCCCATCTCCTGGCTGTGGGGATCTTTTTTGGGTCTATAACATTCATGTATTTTAAGCCCCCTTCTAGCAATACAATGGAACAGGAGAAGGTATCCTCAGTGTTTTACACAACAGTGATCCCCATGCTGAACCCCTTGATCTACAGCCTGAGAAACAAGGATGTGAAGAATGCCCTGCGGAAGACACTTTTGGGAAGATCATCATCCTGATAGAGGAAGTCACTAGGGAGCAAGAAAAATGAGCCAAGGCTTCATTTTTGTGTCTACGTGCTTCCCTTCCCCAGAGAAAGCCCAGAATTTCTTTTCATTACTTTTATAATCTCAGTTAGCGACTACTCCCAGTTCACCAAGATCCATCATTTCCCTTTGCTGAGAAAGCACAGTGCTCTGAAAGAACAGAAACACACTCTCATTGGCTCCCTGTGCCAGTTCCTTACCCCCTGCATCTCTCAACTCTTCTGTAGAGCTATCTGTAGAGTATTGTTCGTGAGGCAACTGAGAATCAAATAATGGGATTTGGCAACTTTTGTTGATGCATGGGAGCACTGAAATTTTCATCATATTTGCAGTTGAGGGAACAGTTAGTGTGATGGATGATAGAACCATGGTTCAGAAAAATCTCTAGGGACTGGAGTAGCAAGACTGCTTAATAAGATTCCATACTTCTGTCATAATGAAAAGGGGAAGAGTATATGGTTAGTTAACTGAAGGGAATTgcgtttttctttaaataaactgtATCATTACCCCGGAAGTGATGTATTTTATCCGTATAagctgcattttaattttattatcaatacTCTTCCCCACCATTTGCAGTTAATTAAAACTACTTTCAGTTGAATGTTATTAATTTGTATATCTATTTTCAAAGATCATGAGGTTTCCTATGTTTTCTAATcttaactgtgaaagatttgattCTCTTGCCACTTGAGAGCCAACCAAataacagacacagagagaggttGGGAATGTT
The sequence above is a segment of the Suncus etruscus isolate mSunEtr1 chromosome 8, mSunEtr1.pri.cur, whole genome shotgun sequence genome. Coding sequences within it:
- the LOC126015463 gene encoding olfactory receptor 8D2-like, encoding MVTANSSSVTDFILEGLTQCPELQLPLFLLFLLIYVVSVVGNLGMILLIAVSSQLHSPMYFFLSHLSFIDLCYSTVITPKMLVNFVSEENSISFLECMTQLYFFLIFVIAEGYLLTAMAYDRYVAICSPLLYNIVMSHKVCYIMMVVVYSLGFFGATVHTTRMSMLSFCGSHIVRHYFCDILPLLTLSCSSTHINEILLFIIGGVNTLAPTLAVLISYVFIVSSILRIRSTEGRSKAFSTCSSHLLAVGIFFGSITFMYFKPPSSNTMEQEKVSSVFYTTVIPMLNPLIYSLRNKDVKNALRKTLLGRSSS